In the Scatophagus argus isolate fScaArg1 chromosome 11, fScaArg1.pri, whole genome shotgun sequence genome, TGTTTATGCACATCTGTGCCAACACTAACTGTAGTGCGAGAGGACATAAACTTTACAGACATTTTATCTCCGTTTCGCTCCTCACACAGTGATTATGTTGTGTCGGACCGTATCGACCTCACCTGTGTGTAAAATAATGTGTGTCCTCACCTTGAGTTTGCCTCCGCTCAGCTCCTCACTCATCTTCAGTCGGGCATCAACCGTCCTCTTCAGGTCCCTCTGCAGACGACGTCCAAAGTCCCTGAACATGGTGGAGCCTCCTGACAGAACAATGTTCTGTGGAGGAAAAGGTGACGGGGATTACAGAGCTGTAGGACGAGAAGCACTTAACACCTGTGACCTGCAGCTGGCGAGTGGCCAGTCAGTCTGCGAAAAACAGTCCACTTGTGTTGGAAGTCTGTGATGGGAAACACCACTCGATGAACACAGCGATGCATCACTTCAGTCTCTGCTCAGTCGGGGTGAATGTACAGCAAAAAATAAGTTTAATCAGAATGAGTCAAGGCTCTGACACGAAGCCCCGACCCGATTAATCGCCAAAGACGGAGCAATTCATCACGTTAAACCGGAGGGCGACCGACGGTGGGTTTCAGTGGCTGATGAAATAACGAGAGtttggagcaggaggaggccaATAACCCGCAACAACGTGACTTTACCAGAAGCTGAACACATGAGTCAAAGTCATTAATATTccaatacataaataaataaatctggatCACTGAACATCAAACTCGAAGTAAAGTGTCTTAACATAGTTTTAGATTATCAACGGGAGTTGGTCCTTAGTTGTGCatcatttaaacagaaacatctCAGATACACAATGACTTCACCCTGACTTTGTGTATCGACCCGCCGcgttaatgttttattttacctgAGTGAGAAATCTACCTgctcaaaataacaacaaaaaaaaaaaattcagagaaAATCCATTGAAAGTAATGAAGGCAGACTGCTGGTCGCGTCCGCACTAAGCTGCTTAGGAGATAAAACCCTGCAGTTCTTCAATGCACGTCAAAAACGGACGTCTGAATGGATTCACTGAAAGGTCTGAAGGTGATGTAACAAAGTGTGTCATAACTTCAGCTACAGTCAACAAAGGTGTTGCTGAATGCTGCACAGCCTGTCAGAATAGAAAAAGAGCGAAGCCTTCAACACCGGTTCATCACCAACACTCAGCCCGTCGTCTCGTCAGCTTACCTTATAGAGAGGACGCCTGACATCAATGGGGCAGTTCTGAATAACTTCGTCCACAACCTCAGAGATGGGCTGGGTGAAGTCAGGGTTGGCAAACTGGGATCAGAAGTGAACAGAGAAGACATGTCATGCTGCAACGCTACAGCAGTAATAATGACAGAGCAAAACGTGTCAGAGTGATGTGGAATAACATAAGCAGGAGGACACAGACAGGTGAGCTGACAAACTAAATGTTTGGACCGAGTGTCTCAGGATTCTGCTGGCTGGTATCTTCACCCAGTCACCATCTTTCATTCTCAGattaatttaaacatttctatGACCTAAAtccaaatgcagcactgagcaAAGCAAACTGCCGTCCTGCAGAGTCACTTGCTCATGCGCCTTTCGGACCTCCAGCACTGTGCTCCGTGTGTGTGGGCTGCCTGGTGTTTGCAGGCTTCCATAATGCTGACTTGTGCTCCCTGCTGTGACGCACACCGCACTGACAAACCTCTGGGTGGAAGAAGATCTCAGGGCCCAGGAAGCGTTCGTAGCCCACATCGATGGTGAACTCCTTCTTGCTGATGGCGTTGATGCCGGTGTACTGCTTGATCCACTTGGAGCCATCCGTGTCATACTTGTTGAACTCTTTGACGAGATCTGGGCACACGTAGCTGAACCGCTCCTGGTGGGCACAGAACGAGTTGGGTTGTTTAATCAGCTTGAGTGTagcacacagaagaagaacCTCGTGTTAATAACGCTTGTAAAACGCTAACAAGGTCGCAGTGACTCCAGCACTTTAATCCCACTTTTAATCTCTGTGTGCAGACGAGTTACTGAGCAAAGTCATCAGTGGGAAGGAAACAAACTGAATGATTGAGAGCTGATAAGAAGATcaacaaataaagttgtttttgcaGCTTACACAGAACAAATCACCAACACGATGGGAGGAAAGCTGTTATCTGATGAGGGAATCCTTGCTATTTATTTAGCTTCTCTAGTGAAGCTTTGCCCATTTACTGTGCAGTCGtctctaatatgagtttttgtaCTCAGTGCAGCATGTAAGCCTGACTCTGGTTAAAACAGGTATGATACCAGCACCAGTTTTTTATCTCTAAATATCAAAAAGGTCGGCTCATGGAGTCATGTTGTTGTGCTTGTAGAGTTTTTGAATCAAGCAGCAAAATTAACCTCCAAAAGTCCTCTTGTGTTCGTGTCAACATTTGTCATCGTGCAGTTGTGATAATGAGAGCCGGGACTGTTTGGTGTTTACCTTGCTGCTGTTTTCTACTGCTATTTGTGAAGCTCTAGAGACACGTTCCACTAAAAAACTTACACGTCTTTATGGTGTAATTGATTTTGCTTCTGTACCCGTGAATACGAATGAGCACAACACAAGCCATTAGTCTGACTTGCAGGGAATCTGGTCCATACTGTGAGGCAGACAGCAGCCGAATTAACATTTCCAGACATGATTGGCAACATCCCCTCAATGTTAATGCTAATTATTTGAATTCACACTATTTCTCGTTTGTCTGTCTCGAGGGATAATGAAGAATGGTCCTTGACATCAAGAACAAAGTCTTGGATAACAAGCTGTTTAATAAACATGAGGGAATTGCGGAGAACCGAGGTAAATCGATAAACTGCGGTCACTGACAGAAGGAATGACGATAAATGAAGGTAAATGGTGTTAACACAAAGTCAAATCTATTTGTGACCTGGAAAAATTGaaactaaaatatatatatatataaaaaataaaacacttcaaaGTATGTCAGACATGCAAGTTTGGAGAATCAAAGTTTAAACTCCACAGTAACTTTTGCAGTTCATCTTCTGTCCTTGTTGTCCTGTACTTTGGCCTGATCTCAGTTTGGGAAACGGTGGTTATtatctgacaacaaacaaacaacgcAGAATAAAAGCAGTGGGTTTTTGAAGGACACCGGCTGCATGTGACACGCAGACCGAGAGTGCCATCTGCTGTCcgcatgaagaaaaacagaaaaacaacgAAATTCCAAATTTCCATCTGGTTTCTCAAACCGAGTGCAACGTCGTCACTGTGAAAATGGAGCTGGGTTTAGAGGAAAGGACAGCTGTGGGGATATTATCTGTAAACACTTTCAAATACGACTTCACGGCCTTACGCACTGATGGGTTGGGAAAAGGAGGCTGATGTGCAAAGCATGGAGGTAACAAGACTGAAAAGGTAACAAaccaattaaaaataatgagctaTGTTGGTTGTCCCCCTACCAACATGTCAGCCACAGACATCGCGAACCGGATCACAGTTAAAAAGAATTTTTAGCCATCCGCAGCTTCCAAGCAAACAAACCCTCAAAGAAACGTGACTGTATGTCTCTTAAGCTTTCCAATAGCTATTTTCATTAAACCCTTATATAATCAATTCCAATTCCACAAATATACATAAGATTATTATGCCAAATATATTTCATTGAGACAGCAGGAGGTGTGTGACAGTATTCAGCAAGACTGCATAGAAATGAAGCGTTCATCTAATTCTCATCAAGTCAAGgttaatttatttatgcataAAACTGCTATAGATAAAATAATAGATAATCAAATCCCCATGAATAAAGAAAGATGGTCATTTGATGTAAATTATGAACATAAGGTCACGAGTCGAAGAGCTCCGTGTGCAGTTACATTTCAGCTGTGGAAACAGGCAGCTTAATGTCCTCCCTGAAAAGACTTTGTGATGTGATTCAGGTGAGACTGAAGCTGAAGTCCTTCTAAGGCTACACTGTTGATTACACTGCGATTTAAGGGCTAAACTTTTCATTAAAGATGTCCTTCATTTCACATGAGGTCTTCTGAATGGATGATGTGGGAACCTTCCTCGGGGCAGATTGTATTTATGGGACAGAAAACAATGGTCTGTGTTtgcaatgtcatttaaaaagttattttcatgGTTCACCACAGCAGCTACAGGCATGACACAATAATTGACGTGACAAAGTGGAGAACTATTCGAATATCCTTAGAACATCCACCATAACATCACCCActggtttgtggtttgtgttcTACCACTTTGAAGACTCGAGTTTGGCATTATGTCCAACACCGTCTTGTCTGTTAAGAGCCAAAAGTGACCACATCTGAGCAAGACAGTGGAGTTTGAAGGGACACGCATTACTACATCTCTGTTCTGATaggatctgactgagaaccaGAAGACACAGCATGGACTTATCAACCATGTGCTAAAGCATCCCTGAAATTAAGGTCTGTTTAACTCTAAATCTGAGCATAATGTACAAAATGAACCtcatgctgtattgaagaagacttgaaacgagcgactgagaccataaactcatttgGAAACAGCTTACCGAGGTCATAAATCAACTGAGAAGTAggctcattttctcacttttcagaAACTCTGTCCACTTACTATACTGTCTTTCATGTGATTTCGCACCTCacgtgtgttgttgtttttgtagctACTCTATAgtttatattatatttcatCAGTATGGCATATTGACCTTCAGTCTGTGCATTCTGTCCAGAGCTTCTCCAGACCACTAGGAAGAGATTCATTAGTGAGGTAGGCAGAATATTCAAAAGATGCCCACACCAGAACAGCCACTGCTGCGAACGTACAGGCCTGTGTGTTGTATCCCACTGATGGTACATGGAATGACTCCTGTGACTCCGGTCGGTACCAGTGGGGGTCACCACATCACCGCCTtctcagcagaggaagaaagggcTGATGGGAGGTGTAGCTGTGGACCTACCTTGACTGCCTTGGCTGTCTCCAGAGACTGCTCCGGTGGGATGcccacctccctctccctcaggagctgctgggtGAAGTAGGTGATGTCTCGTCCTGCGATGGGAATGTGCTTTATACAGCTGCCAATAACATAACCTTCagcctgagagagacagagggatgaatAAAGACACAGAGGTTATGTCACATGACGTGCTCCGTGACAGAACCGCGTagaacaaacaaagacatgcagCTGTTACAGCTTGAGGTTTTTTCATCAGATGGACATACTGCGAGGCCTTCTCCATGTCcccactgtgttgtgtttggctCGTTTTATGTGCGTGTTCAGCAGTAGCTACAGACATGCTGATTCAGTCTCCCAGCCTCTAAATATAATCTGCAAGCACATTTCCTAAATGTGAGTAATTTGTTCCAGCCCCTGAAACACCGTGGCCTACTTTTAAACACCAACACGGTCCGGTTACAGTGCAAGTAAAACAGgtggaaatgtatttattttaaaaggcagaaattCTTCATTCTCATCCAGTTGGTGTATAAAACCTCAATATGGCACCTCTGCCATTTTGTTCTTAAAATCCTAAATTACTGTGAATTTTTACATGGGAAGAAACATGAAACTTCCAAATGACCTGGAGAGTACACACATAAATGTTGATGCTTAGggagtgtgtacgtgtgtgtgcgaGGGAGCGAGTGTGTGCCTGTCGATCTGGAAACTCACCACAGGGATGACGTGGGTGACGCCGTCTCCGCTGTCGATGACGGTGCCTGTCAGCGTCCTCTCTCCCACCTGCCTGGATGTCCAGGAGGCGGCTAGAGCAAGcacagcctgacacacacacacagaaatgtcattGTGATAATAACCTGACTGCAAGTACACGACACATGTCTGGAGTTTGATAAGATGATGAGTTTAAAACTGACTTTTAAGTGCATATCAGGATAACAGAAGGAAAAACCAGAAGAGAAATATCTGAAGGCATTGAGTATATTTCTTTGTACCAACAGAAGGGAAATTTATAATATCATTAATTATAGCTGATAATAAGAAGCTAAACGGCTTTCAGGGATTCAACGAGTGCAGCATCCACACAGACTGATGCAGTATGTGGTGGTATGAACCTTTAAAGTTGGTTTACAAtttgaaacagagagaagaggaggaagagcaacaGCAAAAAGCATGTTCCTGTCATGCTCATGACCAGCTGTTGCGGCAcccaaatgtttttcttcaattgttttttaaaacaatgttgGAAAAATCCGAAGACCATCCATCATTTGACAGAATGGTGACAACAACAGTATTAAAATGGCCAAGAGAAGTTGTCTGCCTGAGGCAAAGACGCAAAACTAATGACAATCGCCTCTGCAGCAGTAAGGAACCAGTTTAAGTCCAAGCCGGCCAGAACCTCATAACATCTTAGTCTTCCTAATCCTCAGGTGAGCAGAAACTAACaggttcatttttgtttttttgattatttgttgTCAACAtctgacaaaagcaaacaaacaaaaaactattttcTGCATCCCAGATTTCCCTGTCAGACGCTACACAAACTAGATGACCCAGCATATCTCACCTGCACAGCGATGTAGAGCCCCGGGACGTTGAAGGACTCGAACATGATCTCCGCTGTGTACTCTCGGTTTTCTGGAGTGTTCAGAGGCGGCTCTGTCTGAAAGCGGAGAATAAAGAGCACACAAGTACACGGTTACAGtacaattaaaatacaaaatcagACTTAAAACAAGTAGTGTGGATAAAGCATTTATGATTTTTGATTTACTAGGCTTTAGCTGGGCTGAAACGCTAATTTCACACTAAGAGAAGAACTCCGAGAGTCTGAATCCATACCGGACTGACGACATTCTTTAAATCCTCTTACCAGGAGGAAGTAGTGGTCCTCAGGCTCAGCTCTCAGGTATTTGAAGATGATCTGCTCCATGAAGCGCTCCATTAGGTCCCAGTCCTCAACAATCCCGTGACGGATTGGCCACTGTTGGCACAAGGCTTCAGCTGGTCAGAACATTGCATGTGAGATCTGTTTATCTGCATGTGACAGTACACTGTCCTCCACTACATTCAttcaacttcctgtctgtacGGCTACTATAGCCACCGATGTTTTTGTGAGATCACTGCACTGTTGACCTCTAAACCACTGAAGCTGAATATCTGTGCTCAGTGATTCCCATAGCTGAACAGTGAAAGTGTGAAGAATACGATAATAAGCACAGTTCCAGTAATGAGTAATAGTCTTTCCTCACAACTACTTCATaatctgctcacacacacacacacagtctattttgtttttttaaatatgcctCGAGACCCAGATAGACACAAATAACTGCGTCTGACAAAAAACAGACCAAGTCAGTAAAGTCAGGGAATGTGTACAAAATTTACAGTCACCTCACACAATGTTGTCACATTATTTAATTTCTAAATAATCcccaaaagcaaaacagttgcTCAACATCTCTGCAACATGTCAGAAAAGTCTTTAACTTGCCTCTTGTGTACAAACTGCAGAAAGAATCACACATTCAATCAATACATCAGCTCTCTAAAGAAGCTGAACCAGGTTAGACATGGTGACTGCTCTGCTGGGTGCTGCTGTGGGTGCTGCTGTGGGTGCTGCTGTGGGTGCGTTGAACCAGCGCGGTCTCATACCTTAGTGGAATACGTGGGCTTGTCCACAGCCTCGTCTCCGATGTAGAAATCCAAGTCATCCACCCCCTTCATCATCCTCCGCTGGGCCTGGTCTCCGACCTTGGCTGACTCTTTGATAGCGATACCTgacaagaaaacagagaggataAACTCTCACACAAAGCTGTCTACACTTTGTGGGcaaaaaaaaggtgaaacaaTCAAGAATTGTTCAGAATTTTACAATTGTTTttgcataaaaaacaaaaatggatcTTTAAAGTTAGCACTAAACATGATGGTGTTACAGTGACAGTGGTAAtagaaactgattttaaaaaattggGACAAATGAACAAAGGTGTCAAAATTGTAAAAGTTTTCCCCCTATCAAAAATGCTTCGTGGTCTTTGTTAGTGTCACTAGCTGGTGTGAAATACTCACATGATGGAACGATGAACTGTGGCTCTGTGTTTCCTGCATACCCCAGTTTGGTGTAACTGCAACAGAAAAGCATCACGTTTCATTTCACAGATCCTGCAGGCTGAGCACAAAACCAGCCACCTGCTACACCGTGTTCGCATGCATAAAAGTTTGCATCAGTAAAGATTATTTTTTGGCTGCTATCATTTTGATCAATGCCATCACTGTCCTCTGGCTGCTTGGTCAGATGCcaaaagcagctgcagcccTCGAGTTTGCTAATGGGAGCCATTCATGTCGCACTGGGAGACTGAAGACTATTCATATTTgtctggagaaaaagaaaaagctcacTTCTGCATGAACCGACCAGTCTCAACATAAACTAGCCATGACCTCAACACTACTGCATTCTTCTGCCCACTTCTCTAAACCAAAGAGAGAAGTTGtatgaatggaaaaaaatgacagaagatgTTTCTACAAATTATTATGACTAAGGCCAGTAATATTTTGACCTCCGTTCTCCTGTGATATTCAGCCAAAACAGCTTCAGCCTTAGCATCAAAGTCTTGAGGCCTCACAGCCCTCTCCAAGTCTCTGCTCTGCACAGTGGCTGCACATGCTAACCAGATGTAGTAATGACCGGGTTAGGCCCACACAGGACTCCTACACTTCCTGCACACAGGGCCCAAGGGACTGATAGAGGACACTGCTGATGACTGCCAAAGCACTGTGGGCATAGCAGGCCACATCCTGGTCATAACAGTGGCTCCTTTGAATTtcaatttgtgaaaaaaaagaagcaggagGGGCCACATGAGCAATCTTGCAACGACGTGGGAATGTTATATGCAAACTTTGGCCTTAAAAAGGCTAAAATGTGAGTTAAAACGGCCGACAACTGTCTACGTCAGGCTTCTTAGAGTCAACCTGCAACAACTTTATGAACGCTTCCTGTCCCGAACACTCAATCAAAGGTTTCTTTTTCCTGGATCACAGGAAACGATGCATTTAATTGCTATGCATCTATTTGTGTAGAACAAGTGCTGAGCGGAAGCAGAAATATAAGATGAAGAAACAGCCCTGTACAAGTGCAGGGTTAGCGGGGTTAGCGGTTATGGTGGACCGCAACCACTTAAGTGCACAACACCAAAGCGGCAACTTCTTTTCATCAGTGACGACACTACATGGGAAAATTTCACCTTCTATAGTTTTTCTAAGAGTTTAAGGCttccaataaaataaatgtagataAAAGGTGAGTCATATGATCCCTGTCAAGTTTGTTTCTTGAGCTAAAATGCAGAAAGGAAAGGCTGCTTCTCAGGACATCACCATGTATGTCTCATGTGAAACTGACACAGCCTGAGCACACATCCTTCAAGTGAGTGACTCTTGGTTTGTCTGGAGCTGAAAACAGTCTGGTTGTGTGAATAAAGCTATATAATCTAATCTGGTAATctgttaaacacacagaaaaacaaagctgccATAGTGGATATTTGAGGCAGAGTCAAGAGTCCAAATATGGTAGAAAACTGGAGGAAATATTTGGCACGACCACTATTATTAAAAACATAGtcagattttaaaatttctGTAAAAATCAACTCAAACCGGTACAACAGATCCCCACGTATGCACCTGCACGCATGTCCAAAAGTTAatgtcagacacattttttcAGACTCTTCAGGTTTGGGCTGAATGTAAGACTGAACAGTGAAGGTCACTTTAAAACTGCAAATGGCCGACTATTCCTCTACTTaataagaaaagaggagagagagaattatCACCCGACTCTGCAGGAGCCTCACGGTCAATAGAGTATTTTAGCATTTTCAGTTCACCGGTTTGTTTAAAATTGGCTGTCGGGCGACTGACTTGACTGACTTTAATCAACCCTGTTTACAGCCACAGTATGTTCAGTGAAAAAGTGATAAATCTTCAGTGCACATTTAATCTGCCGATTATTTTCAACATTAATCACTTATGAGaggtcaaaaaaacaaacaaaaaaaaaaactcatcacaatttcccagaacACAAAGTGACTTCTTCAGTGTACTTcctttgtccaaccaacagtctaaaacccaagacttttaatttactgtcttacataaaagaaaatcagcaaatcctgacatttaagaagatGGAACCCAtcaaatgtttcacttttcGCTTTAAAGATTacagaaattattatttgattatAGTTGAATGCATCACTCACACATTATAACATATTTAACTCAACCCAGTAACGATTTTAGGTTATTACCGGTTGATCTGATTTCAGATCAGATTTgagaaaagacaacagtgaCTAAGGAAATTTAGGTTTACAGCAGGATGTAACTTTTTAATCACCTTCCCAAAACTCACAAGGTGGAGCACTGACTTCTCTCTACAGCAGCCACACTGTCAAAGGTGCCTACAGATGTGTCTGCACGTTTTTTATGAGCCTCAAGAGCAAAAGGAACGACCGATGCTGATGCTGATCACCTCAAAATTCCAGATAATCGTCCCTGTTAATCAGCCTATCACTAGTTCAGTGATAACAGCAGCCGCCTTGTGACACTGACAGCAACAAAATGTAGCAGCAGTACTCTGAACACCTTCATACCACAGAACAGTCCCAGCTTGTCTACCTGAACCTGTCTCGACAAGCTTCACATACACCACGTCTGAATGTGGACATAACACCACAGCACACCAAACTCAGCAACCGACTGAACAGCTGCAGTCCAGCAACTGGTCAAATTATTCTATGTTGGTAGATTTTTGTAGGGATCTTATACTTGTTTTCTTGAGCTTAATGAAGCATCTACCTTTTGGCAAATGTTAACAGAAAACCTGTAGTCATAACGTAGgtacactttgtttttaaatttatccCTGTGCTCACTGACGCTCATTGATGACTGCAGGCTTACGTTATGAAATATCAACAGTTTGCTTAAGATAGATGAAGAATGACTCCACCCTTACTTGGACTGCACCAAGCTACAGCacctgagatgttttttttttttgggtaaAGAAGCCATGATTTGACAGTGCAACACTAGTTTTGAGGCCACAACCAAAGCCAAACTACACCCCAACCCAAATATGACCGCAGTCCTTCCATTGCACAGTCAAGTAGTCTTCTCTAATAATAGAAGCCAGGCTGTTTAGAAGGCCGGCATATAAGAGGAAGTGGAGTTGTCACTATTTGCACATCATGAGCATTACTCAGCGACAGCTGTTGAAAATCTGCCAATAACTGGCACTCTCTGGGCAAGCTGCAAAATCACATGTCAAACTTTCCCCTTAAAATCAGGAGCCAAATCTCAGCCTAAACTGTGACTTCATGACCAAGCGTTATTTCTGCAAGAAGTCCTGTAGTCACTAACGTTGGAACATATGTGTTACGACTGTAAGGCTTGGCCGGAAAATGGAAGCCATCTACCTGACGAGTAGAAACTAGCGCAGACTAACCTAATTGTCAGCTGCACTTTCTTCTGCTGTCCGAGAGAAGATCA is a window encoding:
- the LOC124067671 gene encoding actin-related protein 3-like, whose protein sequence is MAGRLPACVVDCGTGYTKLGYAGNTEPQFIVPSCIAIKESAKVGDQAQRRMMKGVDDLDFYIGDEAVDKPTYSTKWPIRHGIVEDWDLMERFMEQIIFKYLRAEPEDHYFLLTEPPLNTPENREYTAEIMFESFNVPGLYIAVQAVLALAASWTSRQVGERTLTGTVIDSGDGVTHVIPVAEGYVIGSCIKHIPIAGRDITYFTQQLLREREVGIPPEQSLETAKAVKERFSYVCPDLVKEFNKYDTDGSKWIKQYTGINAISKKEFTIDVGYERFLGPEIFFHPEFANPDFTQPISEVVDEVIQNCPIDVRRPLYKNIVLSGGSTMFRDFGRRLQRDLKRTVDARLKMSEELSGGKLKPKPIDVQVITHHMQRYAVWFGGSMLASTPEFYQVCHTKKDYEEIGPSICRHNPVFGVMS